TAACTATTCATCAAACCGGCCACTGTACCCACTGGGGTATTGTCGGAAACAACAGGGAAGGATTCCCCCATGATCTCGCTAACAAGCGTCTTGTTGACTTTTTCTAAAGATTTCTCGCGACTCATCATCTCGAAAATACCCCTTTCTGATATGCTACCCACTGGGGTATCTCCCAAGAAAACTGGCAATTGAGAGTATCCTCTCTCCCTCATTAGATTCGATGCTGCTTGTATCGTATCGTTGCTCTGAACCGATACGACCGTCTTAGAACAGACATCCACAGCTGTCAAACCTTGACCTATCTCCTGCTTCATGGAGTCGAGTGTCTCAAAAAGTTTTACCACCGTTTCATAACTGGCGGAGATCTTCCCACGTTCGATCTTTGCAATGGTGCCTTGACTGATTCCCGACCTCTCTGCTAACTCAGACTGAGTGACATCCATGCCTACTCTTATCTTCCTAATATCGGTCGCCGGGGGAAATCTCATGCGGTTAGCGATATAATATTCATATAAGAATATTTTTACACATAAGATATATAAATAGTGAAATAATGCGAGTTTACATGCCTAAAAAAGCTAAGAACATTTATGTCGAGGGTCTCAACGAGATCCCCACCCCTATGAAAAAAGTCGAGATCGTCGAGAGGAAGGGAATAGGACACCCCGACTCTGTCGCAGACGCTCTCGGAGAGGAAGTTTCCAAGGCTCTTTGTAAGATGTACATCAAGGAGGTCGGACACGTCCTCCATCACAACACCGACGAGACACAGCTCGCCGCAGGTACCGCAGCACCCAAATTCGGCGGCGGACACATCATCGATCCCGTTTACATGCTTTTGGTCGGAAGGGCCACCACGTTCATCGACGACGGAAAGCTCGTCAAGGACCTTCCCTGCAAGCCCACAGCACTCGCTGCAGCCCGCAAGTACCTTGAGAAGACATTCCCCAACCTCGATGTTGACTCCGAGGTAATCCTCGATGCGAAGATCGGAATGGGATCCGATGACCTCACAGGAGTCTACAAGACCTCTGGAGTTCTCGCCAATGATACCTCTTTCGGTGTCGGATACGCACCCTACTCCATAACTGACAAGCTCACACTCGAGACAGAGAAGTACGTCAATGGTGCAATGAAGAAGAAACTCAAGGAGACCGGACAGGATGTTAAAGTCATGTGCTCCAGGATTGACAATAAGATCACCATGACCATCGCTTGTGCAATGGTCGACAAGTACATCCCCGATGCTACCCACTACAAGTCCGCCATCGAGGAGATGTACGACCTCGTCACCGACAACGCTTTGAAGATCATCGGAAAGGAGAAGGTCGACTTCAAACTGGACATCAACACCGGTGACAACTACAAGAAAGGAATCTACTACCTCACCTGTACCGGACTCTCTCAGGAGATGGGAGACGACGGATCCGTCGGAAGGGGTAACAGGTGCAACGGACTCATCACCCCTTACAGGCCCATGTCCATGGAGGCAACATCCGGAAAGAACCCCATCACGCACATCGGAAAGATCTACAACGTCATGTCCAAGCTCATCGCAGAAGATGTCGCCAAGAAGGTCACTGATGAGGCAGAGATCAGGGTCAGGATCCTCTCCCAGATCGGAAAGCCCGTTTCCCAGCCTCTGAACTGCTCTGTTCAGATCGTTCTCCCCGAGGCTGAGAAGAACCCCAACTTCAAAAACTGGGCAAAAGAGGCCGATGCCATCGCATTTGATTGGCTCGATAACGTCGACAAGGTCTCCAACATGATCATCAACGGAAAGGTAAAGACCTTCTGAACCCATTTATATAATAAGGGGCCTACGGCCCCTTCTTTAATATTGTTTATATAGCGCTACACCCATCCAACTAACACGGTGGTACTACTTGAAAATAATCGATGCACCTCAATTCGGTCCTATGTTCAGATTCAACGACGCTAACGTATACTGGACTATGTACCTGCTTTCGAACGGGAAACGCATCGGACGTAAAAGACTCGCCGACGAAGTAGGTATAGGCGAAGGCAGCATGCGTAGGATTTTGGATACACTTTCCGAGTGGGAATACATTTCCATCAAGCAGACAGGTATCGTCATTACCAAAGCTGGCCAGTCGTTCCTGGATCAGATTCCTATCCAGCCGGTTGACATTTTCCTCGAGGGTTCAGTGATAGGTTCTGAACAGCAGGGAGTCATAGTCAAAGGCGTTGCCAGCAAGGTCAACAACGGAATGGAGCAGAGAGATGCCGGAATCAAGGTCGGAGCAGAAGGCTGTACCACAATCGTCTACAGGGACGGAAACCTCTGCATCCCTCCTGACTGGAATCTTGATGCTGAGAGACCTGAAGTTGCAAAGAAGATCCGCGAAGAATACGGCATGAAGCCCAACGATGCACTGATCATAGGTGGCGGAAACAACAAACAGACCGCTATCGTGGCAGCGGTATCCGCAGCTCTAGAACTGTTCTGATGAGACACCTCTTCAGCTATTCCGTTTACCAGAATCTGGATGACCTCTCACCGGACCTAAATGGTCTGCTCAGTGACGTCTCTTGCGATGGGTTGGAAATTCTCACATCACATCAGCCTGCAGACTTGGCTCTGAAGCCCTATACCGTATCGGTTCATCTCCCATATTCCACCGATTGGCTCGCAGCCTGGGAAGGCAGGGCCTATGAGATGAGCGATTACTACTCCAAGTACTACATGTACGGAAAGGACAGAGAAAGCGTTATCCAAACAGTAAGGGACATGATCGGTTACGCTGCCCCTTTGGAGCCGGCCCACGGGGTTATCCACGCCTCCAATGTCTCCATACCGGACATCCACAAACGTAAGTATTCTGACGACCCCAAAACCGTGCTGAGGACATTCTGCGAGATGATCAATGCGGCGGTATCGGCATTTCCGAAGGGAGAACCTCCGTTCAAACTGGTCTTTGAGAACCTATGGTGGCCGGGACTAAGACTACAGGACGACTCCGACTATAGGCTGCTGGAGAAGCATATCGAATTCGAGAATTGGGGCATATGTCTCGATACCGGACATCTGATGAACACACTTCCCGACATCAACACCCAACAGGAGGGCATCGATGCCGTCCTCAGGATAATCGACAGCTACAGCCAGGATCTTCTGGACGCCATATCCGCAATGCACTTCCATTACAGCGCATCAGCCAAATACAGAGCGACATTCGAAGAAAGGTTCTACGAAGGCGGGCCGGTGACTGATTTCATCAGCGGGGCCTATCATCATATCACAACCCTGGACCAGCATCTTCCCTTCTCAGACCCGCGCTGCAAGGAGATCGTCGATGCCATTAAACCGGATCTTCTGATCCATGAACTACCTGGTCATGGCCATGACCCCATGGATGATTTCAGACAGCAGAGAGCTCTGCTGGATTGATACAGATCACCATAGGAACAAATCAGTGGGATTTTTATATTACATGCATAATCGGGAATTCAGAGGAATATCGAATGGCACGTTTCAAAGAGGCTGAGGCCAGGCTCCTTGACAAGACTGTATGCATGAACTGCTATGCCACTAACCCCGCTAAGGCATCCAAGTGCAGGAAATGCGGATACAGCAACCTCAGGCCCAAAGCCAAAGAGAGCAGGAAGCAGTGAATTCTGCTTCACATTGTTTTTACGGCCATATGGCCGGATACCATCCGTTCAGCGATAGCTCTAGACTCGGATACTCCGACCCGTCATCGTGATAGTCAAATACTCCGAATCCGTACACCGCACGGAGTTGAATGGATGAAAGTCCTGGTAGTCGACGACAACATTGCAATACAGGAGATTCTGAAGGATATCCTCATAGAGGAGGGTCACGTAGTAAGGATAGCTGGTTCCATAAGCGAGGCTGTCGACCAGATACTTGAATTCGAACCGAATGCGATCCTTCTTGATTCGATTGTCAACGATGAGGAAGGACTCCAGATCCTGAGCCATGCGCACGAGAAGAACCCCGAGTTGTCCTTGGATACCGTTCTTATCAAAAGCTTGAACGAAGAAGCACCTCAGGACAGCACATTCATCAAGGCTGTCGTGAACAAACCTTTCAAATCAACAGATATCGCGGCCGCCCTCAATGTCCTCGTTTCCAAGAAGGAAGAGGAGAAGGCCCAAGAGGCCAGGAACAAAAGGAAGAAGTCCAATAATTTCCTCAACCGCATCAAAAGGAACGGTCCTGTCAAGAAGGAGCCCAAGATTGAGGTGGACGAGAGCGCAGTGGTAGCTGAATACATAGCTGCTGAAGGGCCTTTGTACGGAAGATCCTACGTCTTCTTCGAGAAGGAACCGGTGAACATAGTAGGATTCGTCAACATCTTCAGCCCCAAGGATTACTCCACACTCGTGATATCCTCGGACAATGCAAAAGCGGTCATGCAGAACTACGACCATGAGGATATAGACGTGGTAACTCTGTCATCCGTAGCAAGGGGTAAGACGATGGACATCAGCGCCCTTGGAACCCTGACGGTATTCATCAAGAAATTCATAGAGGAACATGAGAAACCAATCATCATGATCGAGGATTTCACCGAGATCATCGACAGCAACGGTCTGAACCACAGCCTGGTGTTCCTGCACCAGCTGATCAAGGAAAGGCCAGGAAAACCGGCGACATTCGTCATCTCGGTGGACCCGACCATCCTTACTACGAAGGACCGCAACATCCTGCTCGGAGATATGTCCGAGTATTCTAACTGAGGGAACAAAATGCAAATCGAGAAGGTATGGGCAAGAGAAGTCCTGGATTCCAGGGGAAACCCCACAGTCGAGGCAGAGCTGACAGTCGGCGGTCACAAGATCACCGCAATCGCACCATCCGGTGCATCCACCGGTTCATGGGAGGCCCACGAACTCCGTGACGGAGGCGAGAGGTACGGCGGAAAAGGCGTTCTGAAGGCTGTTGAGAATGTCCGCGGACCCATCGCTAAAAAGATTACTGGAATGGACCCCACCGACCAGGAAGGCATCGACAGAGCGATGATCGAACTGGACGGTACCGAGAACAAAACTTCCCTCGGAGGGAATGCCACAGTGGCCGTCTCACTTGCAGTCGCAAGGGCAGGTGCCATGTGCAACAACATACCTGTCTACCAGCACATTGGAAAGGATCACGTCACACTTCCCGTTCCTATGCTGAACATCATCAACGGAGGAAAGCACGCGGGAGGCAACCTGAAGATACAGGAATGCATGATCATCCCAGCTGGTGCCAAATCTTTCTCAGACTGTCTGAGGATGTCCTCCGAGGTCTACATGCATCTCAAATCGATTCTGAAGAACAAATACGGGGTCGGTGCAATCAACATCGGAGACGAGGGAGGCTTTGCCCCGCCGCTGGATACAGTTGACGAAGCACTCTCCACCATCGTTTCTGCGGTCTCTGATGCCGGATACACACCCGGAAAGGATATCTACCTCGCGATTGATGCTGCATCCTCCGAATTCTTCAGCAACGGCGTCTATGAAGTCGACGGAATGAAACTGTCCGCAGGAGAGCTGGCCGACCACTACGTGCAGCTCACGAAGGACCATCCGTTGATCAGCATCGAGGATCCGTTCTTCGAAGACGACTTCGAGACCACCGCCGAGCTTACCAAGAAGGTAGGAAAGCATGTGCAGATCGTGGGCGACGACCTCTTCGTCACCAACTCCAAGCGTCTCTCCAAAGGAATAGCACAGGGTGCAGCCAACGCCCTTCTGCTCAAGGTAAACCAGATCGGTACCATCACTGAATCCGGAGAAGCCGCACAGATGAGCTTCGACAACGGATACAACGTCGTGGTCTCCCACAGATCGGGAGAATCCGAAGACACTACCATAGCGGACCTCTCCGTGGGATGGGGTTCTGGAGAGATCAAGACCGGTGCTCCCGCAAGAGGGGAAAGGACGGCCAAATACAACCGTCTGCTGAGGATCGAGGAGGAACTCGGTTCCAAGGCCAAATTCCCCGGCCTATCTAAATTCCACATCTGAGGTATCATATGGAGAATGACAGGAACATCCCTCTGCTGTGCGACTACTACGAGTACACGATGGCGAACGGCTACATCAAGAACGGTCTGCACGACCGTATGGTGTACTTCGACATATTCTTCAGGACTGTCCCCGACAGAGGAGGTTTCTGCATATTCGCAGGCCTTGAGCAGCTGGTGGACTACATCATCAACCTCCGTTTCACAGACAACGATGTGGAGTTCCTACGTTCCAAGAACACTTTCTCAGAAGAATTCCTTCAATACCTGAAGGATTTCAGATTCACAGGTGACGTGTGGGCTATCCCCGAGGGAACTCCTGTGTTCCCCGGAGAGCCTCTTGTCACCATCAGGGCACCCATAGCCCAGGCCCAGATACTTGAGACCTTTGCCCTGCTCACAATCAACCACCAGACCCTTATCGCTACCAAAGCGAGCCGTATCGTCAGGGCCGCTGCAGGAAGGACCGTCCTAGAATTCGGATCCAGAAGGGCCCAAGGTACAGACGCAGCCGTTCTGGGCGCCAGAGCTGCTTACATAGCAGGCTGCGGCGGTACCGCCTGCACGGTCAGCGACAAATGGTATGGAATCCCTGCAAGCGGAACCATGGCCCATTCTTGGGTGATGATGTTCGATTCCGAGTATGAGGCTTTCGTGAAATTCTGCGAGCTGTATCCAGATAACGCCACTCTGTTGGTGGATACCTATGATACGCTAAACAGCGGCATTCCCAACGCAATTAAAGCATTCAAGGCCACAGGCATCAATAAATGCGCCATCCGCCTCGATTCGGGAGACTTCTCCTTCCTTACCAAGAAAGCAAGGAAGATGCTTGACGACGCCGGGCTGCCGAATTGCAAGATAATCGTTTCTAATGCTCTCGATGAGAATCTGATCAAAGACCTGCTTGACCAAGGGGCCGTCATTGACGGCTTCGGTGTCGGCGATAATCTCATCACATCCCATAGCGACCCTGTTCTGAACGGGGTGTACAAACTTGTTGCATCTGAAGAAGATGGCAAAATAGTACCGAGGATCAAGATCTCTGAGAATGTTGAGAAAATCACGACGCCTCATTTCAAAAAGATCTACAGAATCTACGGAAAGGATGGTATGGCCGTTGCAGATCTCATCTGCGTACATGATGAAACTATTGATACAACAAAACCATTGGAGCTCTTCGATCCTGCCGCAACTTGGAAGAGGAAGACAATGAAGGAATACACCGCCAAAGAACTCATGGTAAAGATCATAGAGGACGGCAAACTTGTGTATGACCTACCTTCATTGCAAGAGATCCGCAAACACTGCTCTGATGAATTAAACACCCTTTGGGAAGAGGTAAAACGTTTTGCAAACCCCCATCAATACTATGTAGATCTATCTCAGAAATTATGGGACATAAAGAACGACCTAATCAACGAATCTAGATGATTTCGAAAGGCGTGGCGGAAATACGATTTTCGTAGACTAATAGGGTTTTTATATGCATAAGTGCCGTTAATTTCTTCAATTTTACATATATAAAGATAACTATACAAAAATGTACAAATAAAGAAAGAAAAAAATGACTAACTCCGTTAATCTAAGAATGTTAATCTAAGGGTTTATATTGGAAATCGACAGTCGCTGTATTGCAGGTATTTCCGGCCTTATAGGACTGCAATCATAGCCGGAGTTAACTGCAAGTTGGGGGACCGATTAGATGGATGGAGATACGTGTAACGTTGGAAGTTACATTCCGCATGCACAGTCCAGGATTAGATTGGACAAGTTCTCGTCGAAAGATGAGATGTGCGTATACTGTGCATGCGGACGTATCGTCGCACTCGACCGCTCAGAGATGAAGCTCAAGCTAGCCCTAGGAAAAGACCTTGAGTGCACTACCTGTCGGAACCGGAGAATCTCCGAAGAGATCGATTACCTAAACAACCTCTATGATGGTATAATCACAGAGGAAAGTTATTAATTCTAAGAAAGTTAGAGCGTAACACTAATTTAATTTTCGTGTTACTGTATAAAAAGGTCAAGTTACTTACTATAAAACGTTTCACAACACCTTATAAATTGGATTGGATGACACATCCAATAAAGCAGCATATCACTCTGTTGATGATTTCTTCTTGACAGGAGCTTTTGAAGTGCGCACAGTCTTCTTCTTGCCGGGACAATCGGGATTGATACACTCCTCAAGAGTACCAACCTTGATCATTGGTGCTTTACAGATCGCACATGCCTTACCGAGAGGTGTTACAGTACCCCTGGGCCTCAGAGGATAGGTCTGTGTACACGTCGGCCATGAAGAACATCCTGCGAACCTCCTTCCCGCCTTAGAGAACATCACCCTGATGTGACCGTTGTTACATGTAGGACATAGACCGAGATCGTTCATTGCGACATTGCTAGTACACTTGGGGTCGATACACTGAACTGAAGGAGGATTGCCCCTTCTGATGATCTTCAACTGAGGCAGGCCGCAAACTGGGCATGTCGTATCAACTGTCTGGATGAGAGCTCCTCTGGGAAGCGGATATGCACGCTTACAATCGGGATATCCGTCACATCCGATGAAATTACCGTTCTTCGATCTCTTCACGGACATGTTCTTACCGCATGTGGGGCAGACTCCGATATGCTGCTGTGAATGCAGCGCATCCTTGATCTCCTTTCCGATGTCTTCGGACTCATTGGAGATCTTTACTGCGACATCGTGCAGCATATCCTGAGATTCCGATACTACGGAATCCAATGTCCTCTTGCCTTCGGAAATCGAGAGCATATCCAACTCCAGCTTGGCGGTCATGTCAGGCTCGGTAATGCCTCCACCGTGCTTCTCAAGCGACTTGGTGAGCGCTATTCCGCTCGGAGTGGGGATCATGTAGTTACCTTGCACATAATTCCTAGAGAACAGTTTGCCGATGATGTCGTGCCTTGTACTCTTGGTACCAAGCTGCAACCTGTCCATCTCCTGAATGAGAGAACCCTGATTGTACCTGTAAGGCGGTTTGGTCTCCGATTCCACAATGCTCATGGATCTGACATCGACCTCTTCTCCTTCTTTGAGAACAGGGAGCCTGCTCTCATTGGCCGGGAGGTATTTCTTGTAATACTTCTTCCAACCGGGCTCCTTTAGGACGTATCCATTGGACTCGAATCTCTCCCCTTCGACATCGATGACACACTGCGTCACCTCCGCCTTTGCGTTGGGTGCTACGGTTGCGAGGAACCTCCTCACTATGAGCTCGTAGAGCTTCCACTTGTCCCCTTTCATCTTGTCGGAGGTTGCTCCGGCTGTAGGATATATAGGCGGATGGTCCGTTGTTGTCCTCTTTCCCTTGGAGGGGTATATCTTCTCCTGGGAGAGTATCTCTGAGACCTCTGCCTTGAAATCGGAATCCTTGAGCTTGTCCAGCACAGACCTCAGATTAAGGCTCTTCGGATACTCGGTGTTCTCGGTACGGGGATACGATATGTATCCTCCGGTGTACAGATCCTCGGCCAGTTTCATGGCTGTGGTCGGAGGGATACCGATCTTGTTGGCCTCCACCTGCATCATGGTGGTATCGAAAGGCGCGGGCCTGTACTCGTCCTTCAATTCGGAGACGTATTTGGCCACTGTACCTGTCTTGCATCCCTTGACCTTGTCAAGGACGGATTCGGCATCCTCTTTCTTCCAGAAGGGATTCTTCTCATGATCGCCCTTGAAAGCAAGCATTCCGAACTTGCCTATTACATTCCAATAGGGGACAGGGACGAAGTTTTCGATCTCTTCGTGCCTGTCGACAAGCAGTTTCAGAGTAGGGCTCTGGACCCTACCGACGGACATGAAGTTATTTCCAACCTGTCCGGATGACAATGAAATTAATCTGGTGAGAACGGCACCCCAGGACAGGTCTACGATCTGTCTTGCCTCAGCGGCATCGGCCAGTTTCTCATCGGGGTCGGCAAGATTGTTGAAGGCTGCTTCGACCTCACCCTTGGTCAGTGCACTGAACTTTGCCCTCTTGACCTTTGTCATATCGGCATCGATGGCCTTTACGGTCTCCATACCGATGAGTTCTCCTTCCCTGTCGTAGTCGGTTGCGATGATTATCTCGTCCGCTTTGGAAGCAAGGTCCCTGATAGAGCTGAGAATGGATTTCACACGGACCGTCTTGACCTGAGGGGCATACACAAGATCTGCGGGCTTGATTGCGCCCCAATCGTTGTACTCCCTAGGATAGTCCAATTCAATGATGTGACCTCTGAGGCTGACGACATCGTAGTCGTCGCCTCCAGCTGAGAAGGAAATAACAGTAGCTCCGCTGCTAGATGATGACGTGGATTTACCATCCGACAGAATGGTCGAGATCCTTCTTGCGGCATTCGCCTTCTCAGTGATGATGAGCTTTCTCATTAGCTTACCACAACAATCCAGAACGTATTTATTTAGTTGGGTGGTCGGTTCAGCAGAGTTTTTCAGGCTATATACAAAGTATATAGGAAAATACAGGAAAACAGCCGGCCCTTCTCAGAGCCGGCTTTGTTTATCTCAACCATCTATGCTTGATTTTTTCTTTCTTACAAAGAATACTGCGGCAATAACAGCGATGACGAGCAATACTATCAGAACGATAGCCCAGATAGGCATATCGAATCCCGAACTAGGCTGTATCGTGGATGTTATGCAGTACAGCTTCCCATCATTCTTTGCGAAGATGACCTCTCCGTTTGGCCCTATCTTGATCGGATTGGTGTTATCAGTCTGGGGGGTTCCGACCTTGATATCGAAACTCCTGATATCCCCGGTCTTTTTGTTGTATTCGAAACAGATCAATCCGTCAACAGGACTCAAGGGATTGGGCGCTCCCGCCGGAGACACGTATCCTCTGACGAATCCATCATCTCCCGCTGCCACCGCGATGTTGCTGTATGTCTTTCCGAGACGGCTGTCCACATCAGTAGTGGCCTTGATCTTGCCGTCTTTCATATCGAATACTTTGAAACTCAATCCGGTCTGCGCGAAACCCAAGCCCCCGACAACGATCATACAGGAACCATAGGAATCATTGTAACCATTGGACCAATACTTCGCAGTATCCGACTTGAACTTACCGTCAGAGCCGACATCGATCAGGAATATGGTCTTGTAATCGTCCCCTAGCCTTGGAGGGGCAAACATGGAATCCCAATGGGTCGTCACTATTACCGTGTCGTCGAAGCATTGGATGAAACCGCTGTTCCAAAACGTTGACTGGATTTCGGTCATCTCAAAGCTGTCCTTCAAATCTCCAGTAGCCTTGTCCACACTGTAGACGATACGTTTGGCGGTATCCGATTCCCCTATACCTGGATAGAACAGACACTTGTCCCCGAATGCTAATGAAACCGTTAATGTGAATGAATCGATGTAGAAGAAGAACTTCTGCGACCATTTCTGACTCTGAACATTGTCCGCAGAGCTTTTGTCCTCATCCTTGGCAGAGAAACAGGTGCAGGTCTTATCGGCTTTTACCACATACCAATAGCCGTCGTCATAGTAACCCTGATCGGAAGATGTCCCGAGACTGTATAATTTGTTGAGATCGAGGTCATATACGTTTCCGGAAGCCGGGTCCAAAACATAATTGTCACCGACAGAGACATAATCCACACCGCTATCCTTGCCGGTAGGTACAGTCTTGACAACCTGTCCGGTCTTGATCTCTATCTTTTGGAGATCGCCGGTCTTAAAGGAAGCATAGATGTACTCTCCCGCGACAGCATAACCGCGGACATTCTCCTTTGACCAAACTGTATCGATTGTTACATCATTGATACCATTTGACGATGACAAGGATTCCATCAGCTCTCCGCTGAATCTATAGTCGCTGCTTGATGCATCCGAATCCTCCACAGTGCTACAAATGACAACAAAGGAAGCAACCAATAGAACAAGGATCGCTATAGTTGTCTTTGCCTTGATTACAGTAATACCGTTCATTGGATGTATAATCCAATAAAGATATTTACAGTTGCTGGACCCAGATATCGCAGATACTACAGTCATTTGAAGCGAGATGCCTCAGTGCCTGTGGCCTACATGATGGAGGTTGCCAGTAGACGGTGCGACCATGGTGAGCCTGCCCCTTAGGACACCTTTGATGCTGGTTACCTCTGAAGCAAAATTCTTCAGGTTCTTGAGCCTGTCCTCGCAGATCAGGATCTCCATACATTTATCCTCGTCAAGGTGGATATGGACAGACGTCTTGACAAGACCGTGGTGCTGATGCTGGATGTCCGTGAGCTTATCGCCCACAGTAGAATTGGTATGGTCATACACCATGACAATAGTGCCTACCATCCACTCATCATCATTCTTCCATTCGTTCTCTGCAAGGGAATCACGGACAAGATCGCGCAATGCTTCCGATCTGCTGCTATAGCCTTTCTTTGCTATGTCCTCATCAAAAGCTTCCAAAAGGTTCGGTTCGAGTGAAACTCCTATGCGCGTAACGCCTGTCATGCATACTGAATGTGTATTCTACGATAAAAACGTGTTACTAATTAAGATTGTATGGAGACAAATAAAAGGCCAGATGGCCGAATGGCCATCCGTGTTTTAGGAATCAGAAAGTGTCGTCCTTCTCTTTCTTGATTCTCTCTTTCTCGGCCTTTGCCTCGGCATCGGACGCCTCGATCTCCTCGAGC
This is a stretch of genomic DNA from Thermoplasmata archaeon. It encodes these proteins:
- a CDS encoding 50S ribosomal protein L40e, with the translated sequence MARFKEAEARLLDKTVCMNCYATNPAKASKCRKCGYSNLRPKAKESRKQ
- a CDS encoding response regulator; the protein is MKVLVVDDNIAIQEILKDILIEEGHVVRIAGSISEAVDQILEFEPNAILLDSIVNDEEGLQILSHAHEKNPELSLDTVLIKSLNEEAPQDSTFIKAVVNKPFKSTDIAAALNVLVSKKEEEKAQEARNKRKKSNNFLNRIKRNGPVKKEPKIEVDESAVVAEYIAAEGPLYGRSYVFFEKEPVNIVGFVNIFSPKDYSTLVISSDNAKAVMQNYDHEDIDVVTLSSVARGKTMDISALGTLTVFIKKFIEEHEKPIIMIEDFTEIIDSNGLNHSLVFLHQLIKERPGKPATFVISVDPTILTTKDRNILLGDMSEYSN
- a CDS encoding nicotinate phosphoribosyltransferase yields the protein MENDRNIPLLCDYYEYTMANGYIKNGLHDRMVYFDIFFRTVPDRGGFCIFAGLEQLVDYIINLRFTDNDVEFLRSKNTFSEEFLQYLKDFRFTGDVWAIPEGTPVFPGEPLVTIRAPIAQAQILETFALLTINHQTLIATKASRIVRAAAGRTVLEFGSRRAQGTDAAVLGARAAYIAGCGGTACTVSDKWYGIPASGTMAHSWVMMFDSEYEAFVKFCELYPDNATLLVDTYDTLNSGIPNAIKAFKATGINKCAIRLDSGDFSFLTKKARKMLDDAGLPNCKIIVSNALDENLIKDLLDQGAVIDGFGVGDNLITSHSDPVLNGVYKLVASEEDGKIVPRIKISENVEKITTPHFKKIYRIYGKDGMAVADLICVHDETIDTTKPLELFDPAATWKRKTMKEYTAKELMVKIIEDGKLVYDLPSLQEIRKHCSDELNTLWEEVKRFANPHQYYVDLSQKLWDIKNDLINESR
- a CDS encoding methionine adenosyltransferase (catalyzes the formation of S-adenosylmethionine from methionine and ATP), with the translated sequence MPKKAKNIYVEGLNEIPTPMKKVEIVERKGIGHPDSVADALGEEVSKALCKMYIKEVGHVLHHNTDETQLAAGTAAPKFGGGHIIDPVYMLLVGRATTFIDDGKLVKDLPCKPTALAAARKYLEKTFPNLDVDSEVILDAKIGMGSDDLTGVYKTSGVLANDTSFGVGYAPYSITDKLTLETEKYVNGAMKKKLKETGQDVKVMCSRIDNKITMTIACAMVDKYIPDATHYKSAIEEMYDLVTDNALKIIGKEKVDFKLDINTGDNYKKGIYYLTCTGLSQEMGDDGSVGRGNRCNGLITPYRPMSMEATSGKNPITHIGKIYNVMSKLIAEDVAKKVTDEAEIRVRILSQIGKPVSQPLNCSVQIVLPEAEKNPNFKNWAKEADAIAFDWLDNVDKVSNMIINGKVKTF
- a CDS encoding phosphopyruvate hydratase, whose protein sequence is MQIEKVWAREVLDSRGNPTVEAELTVGGHKITAIAPSGASTGSWEAHELRDGGERYGGKGVLKAVENVRGPIAKKITGMDPTDQEGIDRAMIELDGTENKTSLGGNATVAVSLAVARAGAMCNNIPVYQHIGKDHVTLPVPMLNIINGGKHAGGNLKIQECMIIPAGAKSFSDCLRMSSEVYMHLKSILKNKYGVGAINIGDEGGFAPPLDTVDEALSTIVSAVSDAGYTPGKDIYLAIDAASSEFFSNGVYEVDGMKLSAGELADHYVQLTKDHPLISIEDPFFEDDFETTAELTKKVGKHVQIVGDDLFVTNSKRLSKGIAQGAANALLLKVNQIGTITESGEAAQMSFDNGYNVVVSHRSGESEDTTIADLSVGWGSGEIKTGAPARGERTAKYNRLLRIEEELGSKAKFPGLSKFHI
- a CDS encoding CBS domain-containing protein translates to MRFPPATDIRKIRVGMDVTQSELAERSGISQGTIAKIERGKISASYETVVKLFETLDSMKQEIGQGLTAVDVCSKTVVSVQSNDTIQAASNLMRERGYSQLPVFLGDTPVGSISERGIFEMMSREKSLEKVNKTLVSEIMGESFPVVSDNTPVGTVAGLMNSYNAILVSKRGVIIGMITSADMLKLI
- a CDS encoding sugar phosphate isomerase/epimerase, producing MRHLFSYSVYQNLDDLSPDLNGLLSDVSCDGLEILTSHQPADLALKPYTVSVHLPYSTDWLAAWEGRAYEMSDYYSKYYMYGKDRESVIQTVRDMIGYAAPLEPAHGVIHASNVSIPDIHKRKYSDDPKTVLRTFCEMINAAVSAFPKGEPPFKLVFENLWWPGLRLQDDSDYRLLEKHIEFENWGICLDTGHLMNTLPDINTQQEGIDAVLRIIDSYSQDLLDAISAMHFHYSASAKYRATFEERFYEGGPVTDFISGAYHHITTLDQHLPFSDPRCKEIVDAIKPDLLIHELPGHGHDPMDDFRQQRALLD